The Pyrococcus horikoshii OT3 genome includes a window with the following:
- a CDS encoding ferritin-like domain-containing protein, with protein sequence MKVVDALALALEVEKTELKFYLEMARIAKEEKARKMFLFLASEEAEHWRIFEEKLINELLKSCERPRIDEEIVKKLTPKVEGELSEIKAVEIGMEQEKATWEFYEKLAEEIRDEDVRKTLRELAKVEESHYELLKAQYDSVAKTGIWMDYQDFSLEVD encoded by the coding sequence ATGAAGGTTGTCGATGCCTTAGCTTTAGCACTTGAAGTGGAAAAGACGGAGCTTAAGTTTTACCTAGAGATGGCCAGGATCGCTAAGGAAGAGAAAGCCAGGAAGATGTTCCTTTTCCTGGCAAGTGAGGAAGCAGAACACTGGAGGATTTTTGAAGAGAAGCTCATAAATGAGCTCCTCAAATCCTGCGAACGCCCCAGGATAGATGAGGAGATCGTCAAGAAACTTACCCCCAAGGTTGAAGGAGAGCTGAGTGAAATAAAGGCCGTGGAGATTGGAATGGAGCAAGAAAAAGCAACTTGGGAGTTCTACGAGAAGCTTGCAGAAGAGATTAGAGATGAGGACGTTAGAAAAACCTTAAGAGAACTTGCAAAGGTTGAAGAATCCCATTACGAGCTTTTAAAGGCTCAATATGATTCTGTTGCAAAAACTGGAATATGGATGGACTATCAAGATTTCAGTCTGGAAGTCGACTGA